The window CCGGCCTTTTTCAAGCCCGTCCGTAAGTATCCGGTCAAGTTTTATCATATCTTTTCGGGAAAAAAGATCCTGGCCTTCGTCCACAATCAGAGCGTCAAATTGACAGATGCCGGCTCTTTGGGTGTCGGCTTCAAGGGCTTTCATCGTGGTCAGTGTCAGGCCGGGCATCGGAAAACGGGTTTCAAGGTAGCGTTTCAGCCATTTGGATGCACAGGGCATGACAACTTTTTTACCCTCATGGGTCCATCGTCTGGCAAGTTCCATGGCCATAAAGGTTTTGCCGGTCCCGGCGCCGCCAAAGCACAGTATCCGTTTATTGGCGTCAATCACATCCACAAATTTCATTTGGTCCCGGGTGAGTATTGCCGTTTGTTCCCGGGTTCTGGAAATTTGGCTGAAAAGGATGTCTACTGTCTCAAACGACGGTCTTAAATAGAATGAAAGTCTCTCCACAAGATTAAAATCTGGTTTCCGGCAGTTGGGGGATCGGCTCTGCCAATAGGCAAACAGGTTGCACAGCCACTGTTTGATGCCGTTGATGCCCCGGGCATCCAGCCAGGTGGCATTGTCCCATTCCGCACTCTGCGGCTGCCAGTGGCAATCCGGAAAAATCACCCCGTATCCAATGGGAAGAGACGCTATCGTTTTTAACCCAAATTCATTTCTCAGTTTCGTAACAATGCCCTGCAGGGCGCCCTGGGCCTGTTTAAACGGCCCATGGCTGGAGGATGTCTTTACTTTGTACCGGTTTTCAAAGGTCCATATGCCTTGCCGGCATTTTACATTGCCCCCTTTGACTTCAAGGACAAACAGACCCGGAGAGCCCAGGAGCAGAAAATCAATCTCTGCAAACCGTTTTCTTTGATGGTCTGTTACATTCAGGGAATGAAAGGCGTTTATTGGCGGATCATCGGGGCCGTTGAAAATATTTCTCAGCCGGTCAAAAACATTTTTTTCCGCCATGCTGCCGGTTTCATGGGGATATGGAGGGATCATTTTCACGGATTTAGGCCAGTATGCTCTCTTTTTTTTGTATTCAACAATATATCCTGCCAATCCATTTTATCAAACAAAAATTTTATCGGCGCTCTGTCTGGGCAAACACTGACTATTTGTGTTAATCTTTTATGCTGCCTTTTTAAAGATAGAATGATTATTTCAGATTGTTAAGAATAGGGTAGGCCTGAAGGGACCACTACCGCATAGGCAGGCAGTTTTTGTTCAATCCCCACTAAAAAATAGGAGTAGCTTATATGCATGGTAAAAAAGAGAACCTTGTTCAAAAAGTGTTGAAAGAGCAACAGTCCCGCCAGGCTGGATACCGGGAGCGCGCCCTTAAGATGTTTCCCTGGATCTGTGCCCATTGTGGCCGTGAGTTTGAAGGCAAACGCGTCAAGGAACTTACTGTTCATCATAAAGATCATAACCACGACAATAACCCGCCTGACGGGAGCAACTGGGAATTACTGTGTATCTATTGCCACGACAACGAACATTCCCGGGACCAGGTCGCTGATGCCTATTCGGATGAAGTGGCCGGGAGCACCGCAGACTCCGGTGGCACCACCAATCCCTTTGCCGGGCTTGCAGATCTGTTAAAAGGTAAGCTGTAACCTTGCTGTCGGCTTGAAGCGTGGGATGGCTGTACACATTATCACACAGTGTTCATTGAAAAGAACCCTCTATGAAATCAAAAATTAACCAAATTTTTAAAACAGCCTGTTTACAAAAAAGATGCAGACAAATCCTGCGGGTACCTGAACAGTTTCAAATAATTGTCCGGCCACTCATTGATTACAGCATTACGGTGAAAGATGTCGCTCTGGATTTATTTTTACATTTGTTCTTTTTCTTTATTGGGTTGCTCGGGGTTTTGTATTCGGTAAAAGTTTTATGGCTTGCCTATCAATCAAGTCCGGTGGGGCAAAAATATACTCAACTTTTCATCGAACGTTCATATTTAATATCAGAATTTCTGTCGCAAAATTTGCTGGATGTATCGATTCAAATAACCTGGAGCTCATTCAGTACTTGCTTTTTAATTGGCTGCTTATTGCGTTTTTTCCACGTTACGACTGTGTTGTATAATTCTCGAAGCCGAACCATAAAAGTGTTACTGTTTGGCCTTCCTCTTTCACTTCTCTCGGGATGGAATCTGTATCAGGAATCCATAGTTACAGCGTTAAACCAAGGCGTTATTTTAGCATTATTCCCAACCCTGTATTTGTTTCAAAAATGTTTTTGGGCTGCAACTGAATTAATACCAGAATGCAGCGAATTTTTTGGGGACTTGAAAAAAATCATTCTCATTGTAAAAACCAAATTAAATCAAAACAGATAGTGCCCACACGGAAACCTGTGTTTGGACGGTGCTGGACGATGATTTCTGAGAAATTTTTACCCAGGGCCGCACTTCCCCGGTTAGGAAGTTCGTCAACGGTCTTTGATGAACTTCAGGATCAGAAGAATCAGCGGGAATAGGTGAAAGCATAAATCGAAAATATCAAGGGGTCTGGTGAGTGTGCCATTGATCAGCATGAGAGTCTTTTCAATCACATGGGGTATTGGCGTCATGGGCGCCGCCAGCATCATTATGGCAAAGACAATAAGCGCCGAGTATGGAATTTTATCCAGGAATTTTAACATGATGTGATGATAGCATGTCCAGGGGCAATTTGAAATAGGGATGTACCTGGATAGTCCATACGATAAAAGTAGCCATCTCTCTTTCAGTCCAGTCTCTTGGCAAAAATAATAACCAGTATTTCCCCTCCTTGTATTAAAACCGACGCCATCCATTTTCTCTTCACAATTTCTTCATAGTAACGGTGCTATCGTACCGGTCAGAACGATTCATTCATATTTCAATCAAAGGAGCATAAATACCATGGGTCCTACCTTTTTTAGGTCTCCAAGAACAAGATTCGTCCTGATATTTCAGTTGGCTGTGATCTGCCTTTTGGGTTTTGCCTTGACCCGGAGCCTTCTGCTGATTCAAGCCTGGCCTTTCATGGATAATTTTTCATGGGACTGGTTTTATATTTTTGGCCAGGGGCTGGTATATGACATGGCCTTTATCTCCTATTTTTATATACCCTTTGTTATTTTCTTTCTGATTCTGCCCAATAAATGGCTGGGTAGCAGAATCGTGTCCTATATTGTCCAGGCCGGGGCGTTTATTGTTCTTTACGGATTTGGATTCTGCATGGTTGCCGAATGGTATTTCTGGAAGGAATTCAACGTCAGGTTTAATTTTATTTCAGTGGACTACCTGGTATACAGAAGGGAGGTGACCGACAATATTTTACAATCCTATCCGGTTTTATTTATTCTGCCCCTTCTTTTCGTGTTCACAGGCCTTTTATTCTGGTTTATCCGCCCTGCAGTTTTAAAAGCCCTCTGCGTGAAGGAACCCTTTAAAAAAAGAGCGGTAATGGCAGGGCTGATGCTCCTGCTTCCCCTGATTTCATTATGCTTTATTAATCAGTCCCAGCGAGGCCTTTCCGACAATAACTATGTGAATGAACTGGCATCAAACGGACCCTATCAGCTCTTCGCCGCCTTCAGGAGCAACCGGTTGGATTACCGGCAGTTTTACGCAACCGGGGATGACCATGACCTTTCAATGCGGTTAAAAGATCATGTCATGACGGCACGCTGCGTCCCGGACAAAGAAGTCTACAATATTGCCAGGGATGTCAGGGCACAGGGTCCTGCAAAAAAAATGAATGTAATGCTGATCACTGTGGAGAGTCTGAGCGCCAGATTCCTGACGCGGTTCGGAGAAAAAACAGATATCACCCCGTTCATGGATAAATGGTTCAACCAGGGGATGCTATTCACCAATTTTTATGCCACCGGCACCAGAACCACCAGGGGACTTGAAGCGATCACCCTGTCAATTCCCCCCACACCGGGGCGGTCCATTGTCAAGCGCCCGGAAAACAGCCGGATGTTCAGTCTGGGCAAGGTCTTTAAAGATTTGGGATACGATACGGCTTTTCTTTATGGCGGAAGAGGATTTTTCGACAATATGAATGCATTTTTCTCGGGGAACGGGTACCGGATTGTGGACCAGGCCTGTCTGTCAGGCAACGAGATTACCTTTAAAAACGCCTGGGGTGTATGTGATGGCGATCTGTACCGCAGGACCATTCAGGAGGCCAATCATGCCTACAGGGCGCAAAAACCATTTTTCTTTCACCTTATGACCACCAGTAACCATCAGCCCTTTACCTTCCCTGGGGGTAAAATAGATCTGATACCCGGAGAAGGCAAAGGTGGCAGCGGACGTCTGGGCGGGGTAAAATATACCGATTATGCCTTGGAGGAGTTGATGGCTGAAGCCAGAACACAGCCGTGGTTTAAGGACACAATATTTGTCGTGGTGGCGGACCACTGCGCCTCAAGTGCAGGAAAAGTGGGCCTGCCGGTGAAAAAATACCATATCCCGTTATTTATCTATTCGCCAGGGCATATTCCGTCCAAAGAGGTTGATACCCTGGCCAGTCAGATTGATCTGGCTCCCACCCTTCTCTCTTTGTTGAACATTTCCTATGAAAGTTTCTTTTTTGGGAAGAATATCCTCTCTTCGGACTTTGAAGGCCGGGCGCTGATCGCCAATTACCAGAAGCTGGGACTTTTGAAAAAAGAGGAACTGCTCTTTTTGTCTCCCGGAAAGCAAATCAACAGAATCATTTTAAATCAGGGCGCTCCGGTTCTTGAAAAAATATCCCGAAATTATCCCGGGGTCAAAGAGCTGATGGCCTATTATCAGGGCGCAGATTATGTATTCATGCACCGCTTGAACCGCTGGAATGAATTCCCGGATCATCTGACTGAGAAGTGAAATTTTTCCCATAAAAGTTGTTATTTGACTGGTATTTGGTTATCTCTTAAAAAGAATACCGCACAGGAACAAATATAAAGATGAACATATTAATTGTCGACGATGATACGGGGTTGCTGGACCAACTTCAAACCGCCCTGAAAAGAAAAAATTATGGGGTGGACATTGCTGAAAACGGTGAGCAGGCCCTGGACAAAATATTTGATGTTTCCTATGATCTTGTCCTTCTGGATATCATGCTTCCCCGGATGGATGGGCTAAGTGTATTAAAAGAGGTGCGAAAAGCCGGAATGGACATGCCCATTTTCATGCTGACAGCAAGAAGCGATGTCCAGGACAAGGTCAGGGGGCTGGATCATGGTGCAGACGACTATCTTGCCAAACCCTTTTCCATGGCCGAACTTATGGCCCGGATCAGGGCGATGCTGCGAAGAAAAGGAAACCGTACCCCTTTGCTTGAGGCCGGGCCGGTTTGCCTGGATACAGTTAAGCGGCAGGTAACCTTGAACGGAGAGGACGTTCATCTCACAGCCAAGGAATTTTCAATCCTTGAATTTCTTTTGCACAACAAAGGCAGTGCCGTATCCAGATTCAACCTGGCAGAGCATATATGGGGGGAGGAGTTCGATCCTTTTTCAATGTCCAATTATGTGGATGTCCATATGAAAAATTTGAGAAAAAAACTGACGTCCCAGGAAGAGCATCCCATCATCAAAACCATCCGGGGGATCGGGTTCATTATTGATGACCAGGTATGAAGATTCGAAAAAAAATAACCATCTGGATTTCCGGGGCCGCCCTTTTGTCCACCATTGTGTTTTCATCCATTATTTTCTGGGAACTGAGCGAAGAACCTTTTAAGCTCATCGACGAAGAAAACCAGCATATGGCTAAAACCCTGGCGGAAAGAATAAGGGCCGCCAGAGGTGTCATGGATGGTTTGAACCTTGACGATATGCCCTATGATCCGGACCATTACTGGATCATGGCCAAAGATGGGGCGGGACGGATACTTTACAGCTCCAAACTTACCGAATTTACGGATCTTACCCTTTCAACTAAAAAAGCCAGATACCTGATTGAAAGGCAGATCCCAAGGTCACAAATATGGTTACAACAGGATAACAACGGGGATGTGATGTTCAGGGTAACTGTATTTCGTGAGAATACAGGCGACCAATTCATGGAGATCCGTATAGGAAAACCTGTTGAAGATCTTGAAGAAGAACTGATTGAGCTTGGCATCCATATCGGGGCCAGTCTTTTCCTTTGTGCGACGGGCATTGTAATTTTGAGCCATGTTCTGGCGGGGCGCATATTAAGGCCGATTTCAACGATCATAAATCAATCCAGGGAAATCAGTGACAGGTATCTGGACAAAAGAATACCTTTGGGGAAAAACCGGGATGAACTCTATGAACTCTCTGTCGCCCTGAATACCATGATTGACAGAATTCAGCATTCTTTCAATCGTCAAAGAGAATTTATTGGCAATGCCTCCCATGAATTAAAGAGCCCTATCACCCTGATGATGCTGGCCCAGGAAGATGTGCTGATGAGTGAAAATTTATCACCATCGGCCGAAAAGAGCATGATCAAACAGCTTGAAACAAGTCGTCGTATGAGCCACCTGGTGAAAAATCTGCTGGATCTTTCCAGAATGGAGCAACAGGAGACTTTGCATACTGACCAACTGGACCTTTCTGAACTGATAGACAGAGTCTTTGATGATTATACCGACGTGCTGGCTGAAAAAGAGATTCGCATCCAGAATCAGATACGATCTGCTCTGCCTGTCATGGGGGATTCGGAAAAATTGTTCCGCCTGTTCGTCAATCTGATTGACAATGCAATCCGGTACAACCTGCCCGCAGGGGGAGAAATTAAAATCAAGGGGACGAAATCAAAGACAGGCGTCTGTGTTGAAATCTTAAATTCAGGCTCAAAAATACCGGAACAGGACATTCCCCGTCTGTTCGAACAGTTTTACCGTGTTGAGAAATCCAGGTCCCAGGCTCTCGGAGGTTCCGGGCTGGGGCTGGCCATTGCCCGCAAGATCGTAATTCTTCATAATGGCAGAATAGAGATCTCCAACGGTCCGGATCAGATGATACAGACAACTGTCTGGCTGCCGGGAAACAGATACCCGGAACAGACATAAACCAACCGGTATCCCTTTCCGGGATTATTTTATTCTCTTTTTCCTGGGATATTGGCCGGCAAGAAACGAATTCAATAAATGCTCCATAGAGAGCCGATAGCCCCTGTTTCTCTAAGGCCTTCTATAACCTCAAGAATTCCTGCAAGCCAGACAAACCACAATGCACTGAAAATATGAATCCGGTACACGACAGGGTTGACCTGATAGGTGGCAGGCTCGTCAAATAATGAAAATTTTGGAAAAAAGGCGGGGGTATTATGGATGTAGCTTTCAAATTCAGCCCCAAAATTTGACGAGAGTCTTTTTTCTTCACTTTTTATTACAAAGGGATAATAGCTTGCAAATAAAATTAAAAAGAGAATGGGAAACGTTAGTGTTTCAGTGCAGAAACCAATCCCTATGGCTCCGATCAGGCTGAAAAAATAAAGGGGGTTTCTGCATAAAGAGTATGGACCATTGGTAACCAGTTGTTTATCTTTGTATCCGGCCACATAAAGCGAGCACCACATTCGTCCCAAAGATGCAACGCCAACCAAAACGATACCGATAAAAAACAATATGGATGTAAATAGTTCATTCCCCGTCTGCCAGTGGCTTTTGCTGGCAAGTACAAAAAATAAAATAATGGCTCCCGCCACCCGGGAAATCAGGATTCTGTATTTTTCTGCACGAAAAGGCATTCTATTACTCCTTAAACAATTTGTTGACGGTGTACTAATATAACACTAATCATGAAAAAAGTATGAATTGAAAATGTGCTTATTGTATGAGATTTTCAATAGAGGATGGTTTTTGAATTCCCATTGATCCTTTTGAGATGCCCACTGGCCACCCCTATTTTAGCCCCAATATTTTTTTTATTTCCCATTGGATGCGGTCAGAAAATTTGCCTTTGGACAGGGCCTGGTCAAGGTGCTGAACAAATTTGCTGCGGTCTATTTTATGGATGATTCGTTTTTCCAGTCCATCCAGGATTAGTTCCAGTCCGGACCGGGTCGCTTTCAGGGTATATTCTCCATGGCCGAGGAGCACATGGGTATGGATGCAGTCCCAGTTCTGGTGTTTGGCTAAAAATACCGCGGCCTGCTCCAGTTCATCTGTCCACTCCTGATTACTGTCCTGGTCAAGGATGAACAAGTTTCGCCATAACACTGGAGGCGCCGGGGCAGATGCCAGGTCTGCCGG is drawn from uncultured Desulfobacter sp. and contains these coding sequences:
- a CDS encoding NERD domain-containing protein/DEAD/DEAH box helicase, translated to MAEKNVFDRLRNIFNGPDDPPINAFHSLNVTDHQRKRFAEIDFLLLGSPGLFVLEVKGGNVKCRQGIWTFENRYKVKTSSSHGPFKQAQGALQGIVTKLRNEFGLKTIASLPIGYGVIFPDCHWQPQSAEWDNATWLDARGINGIKQWLCNLFAYWQSRSPNCRKPDFNLVERLSFYLRPSFETVDILFSQISRTREQTAILTRDQMKFVDVIDANKRILCFGGAGTGKTFMAMELARRWTHEGKKVVMPCASKWLKRYLETRFPMPGLTLTTMKALEADTQRAGICQFDALIVDEGQDLFSRKDMIKLDRILTDGLEKGRWAIFHDINNQTDPFHSPQPEILPFLESLNPARVPLMTNCRNTLNIIDQVKTCLGADMGVQGLGHGPSVRQATAANACEAAVIVTRELTHIMDFGQVSGSSITILSPHHFDRSCVSLLEQEWRDQISILDDFSVRNFPPGQISFSQITHFKGLENDIVIMVDLVFPKDRTLKHPLHYIAMSRPRSLLSMVFLKSSDEAEP
- a CDS encoding YajD family HNH nuclease; the protein is MHGKKENLVQKVLKEQQSRQAGYRERALKMFPWICAHCGREFEGKRVKELTVHHKDHNHDNNPPDGSNWELLCIYCHDNEHSRDQVADAYSDEVAGSTADSGGTTNPFAGLADLLKGKL
- a CDS encoding LTA synthase family protein yields the protein MGPTFFRSPRTRFVLIFQLAVICLLGFALTRSLLLIQAWPFMDNFSWDWFYIFGQGLVYDMAFISYFYIPFVIFFLILPNKWLGSRIVSYIVQAGAFIVLYGFGFCMVAEWYFWKEFNVRFNFISVDYLVYRREVTDNILQSYPVLFILPLLFVFTGLLFWFIRPAVLKALCVKEPFKKRAVMAGLMLLLPLISLCFINQSQRGLSDNNYVNELASNGPYQLFAAFRSNRLDYRQFYATGDDHDLSMRLKDHVMTARCVPDKEVYNIARDVRAQGPAKKMNVMLITVESLSARFLTRFGEKTDITPFMDKWFNQGMLFTNFYATGTRTTRGLEAITLSIPPTPGRSIVKRPENSRMFSLGKVFKDLGYDTAFLYGGRGFFDNMNAFFSGNGYRIVDQACLSGNEITFKNAWGVCDGDLYRRTIQEANHAYRAQKPFFFHLMTTSNHQPFTFPGGKIDLIPGEGKGGSGRLGGVKYTDYALEELMAEARTQPWFKDTIFVVVADHCASSAGKVGLPVKKYHIPLFIYSPGHIPSKEVDTLASQIDLAPTLLSLLNISYESFFFGKNILSSDFEGRALIANYQKLGLLKKEELLFLSPGKQINRIILNQGAPVLEKISRNYPGVKELMAYYQGADYVFMHRLNRWNEFPDHLTEK
- a CDS encoding response regulator transcription factor, with protein sequence MNILIVDDDTGLLDQLQTALKRKNYGVDIAENGEQALDKIFDVSYDLVLLDIMLPRMDGLSVLKEVRKAGMDMPIFMLTARSDVQDKVRGLDHGADDYLAKPFSMAELMARIRAMLRRKGNRTPLLEAGPVCLDTVKRQVTLNGEDVHLTAKEFSILEFLLHNKGSAVSRFNLAEHIWGEEFDPFSMSNYVDVHMKNLRKKLTSQEEHPIIKTIRGIGFIIDDQV
- a CDS encoding HAMP domain-containing sensor histidine kinase, with product MKIRKKITIWISGAALLSTIVFSSIIFWELSEEPFKLIDEENQHMAKTLAERIRAARGVMDGLNLDDMPYDPDHYWIMAKDGAGRILYSSKLTEFTDLTLSTKKARYLIERQIPRSQIWLQQDNNGDVMFRVTVFRENTGDQFMEIRIGKPVEDLEEELIELGIHIGASLFLCATGIVILSHVLAGRILRPISTIINQSREISDRYLDKRIPLGKNRDELYELSVALNTMIDRIQHSFNRQREFIGNASHELKSPITLMMLAQEDVLMSENLSPSAEKSMIKQLETSRRMSHLVKNLLDLSRMEQQETLHTDQLDLSELIDRVFDDYTDVLAEKEIRIQNQIRSALPVMGDSEKLFRLFVNLIDNAIRYNLPAGGEIKIKGTKSKTGVCVEILNSGSKIPEQDIPRLFEQFYRVEKSRSQALGGSGLGLAIARKIVILHNGRIEISNGPDQMIQTTVWLPGNRYPEQT
- a CDS encoding isoprenylcysteine carboxylmethyltransferase family protein, with protein sequence MPFRAEKYRILISRVAGAIILFFVLASKSHWQTGNELFTSILFFIGIVLVGVASLGRMWCSLYVAGYKDKQLVTNGPYSLCRNPLYFFSLIGAIGIGFCTETLTFPILFLILFASYYPFVIKSEEKRLSSNFGAEFESYIHNTPAFFPKFSLFDEPATYQVNPVVYRIHIFSALWFVWLAGILEVIEGLRETGAIGSLWSIY